The following proteins are co-located in the Heteronotia binoei isolate CCM8104 ecotype False Entrance Well chromosome 8, APGP_CSIRO_Hbin_v1, whole genome shotgun sequence genome:
- the SMCO3 gene encoding single-pass membrane and coiled-coil domain-containing protein 3: MKLSDLLYPNNPKRRQDVIDLHQQLLACMQLNFKATNELIGALNAHLGAKIIHIKMKEEGTIKQNCDIIIQALNDIQQQLGNFDKELKEKLEPVMYQKLYDIKQPELEKIGIACKIVSIVLGEATATAGAIVVKLIGSNIIMVTVNKLVALLAQIGVSVLGGLGISVLGLGIEIILHAILGAVEREHLLACIQSYEQHLAEFKEASDSYQHAIHKVSAMVKDKAE, from the coding sequence ATGAAATTAAGTGATCTCCTCTATCCAAATAATCCAAAGAGACGCCAGGATGTCATTGACCTGCATCAGCAACTGCTTGCTTGCATGCAACTTAATTTTAAGGCAACCAATGAACTGATTGGAGCACTGAATGCACATCTGGGGGCCAAGATTATTCACATTAAAATGAAAGAGGAAGGTACCATCAAACAGAACTGTGATATTATTATACAAGCCTTGAATGATATCCAGCAACAGTTGGGGAATTTTGACAAAGAATTGAAGGAAAAACTAGAACCAGTAATGTATCAAAAGCTTTACGATATTAAACAGCCTGAGCTGGAAAAAATTGGCATAGCTTGTAAAATTGTTTCTATTGTTCTTGGAGAGGCTACTGCAACTGCAGGTGCAATAGTTGTAAAATTAATTGGTTCAAATATTATAATGGTTACAGTTAACAAACTAGTTGCACTGCTTGCTCAGATTGGGGTATCAGTCCTTGGAGGTCTTGGCATTAGTGTTCTGGGGCTTGGCATTGAAATCATTCTTCATGCCATCTTGGGAGCTGTGGAAAGAGAGCACCTTCTGGCATGTATTCAGAGCTATGAGCAGCATCTGGCTGAATTTAAAGAAGCCTCAGACTCATATCAGCATGCCATCCATAAAGTAAGTGCAATGGTGAAAGACAAAGCTGAGTAA